A single genomic interval of halophilic archaeon DL31 harbors:
- a CDS encoding phosphate uptake regulator, PhoU (PFAM: PhoU; Transcription regulator AbrB/SpoV, predicted~KEGG: hbo:Hbor_08050 phosphate uptake regulator): protein MAETRKVQVTGGSTFTVSIPKGWATENDVEAGSRIAFHPEGDSLVLTPATDDERTEGSIDVAGLNGEELRRVVMTMYVSGFDVITFRADRVSTDQRRTIREATQGLVGLEVLEETGDRVVVRDLLDSAELSVHNAVDRMRLIAASMLEDALTALAENDADLARDVIHRDDDVDRLYMVVSRIFRSTLRSPQAAVELGLPRETCFDYHSSARQLERIADHATKIAHLSLELESAPPDEVVESLQELQVAAAEVIEDATAALIADDADEATRLANGARKRVRELDSNARRIDELLRELDPARAQMLGLIVDSLSRAADYGGNIAETALQKAAPTP from the coding sequence ATGGCCGAGACACGGAAGGTGCAGGTGACCGGCGGCTCGACGTTCACGGTTTCCATCCCGAAGGGGTGGGCGACCGAGAACGACGTCGAAGCCGGGAGCCGCATCGCCTTCCACCCCGAAGGAGACTCACTAGTGCTCACGCCCGCGACCGACGACGAGCGGACAGAGGGGAGCATCGACGTCGCGGGGCTCAACGGCGAGGAGCTCCGGCGCGTCGTGATGACGATGTACGTCTCGGGGTTCGACGTCATCACGTTCCGGGCCGACCGGGTCAGTACCGACCAGCGTCGCACCATCCGAGAGGCGACCCAAGGGCTCGTGGGGCTGGAGGTGCTCGAGGAGACGGGTGACCGCGTAGTCGTCCGGGACCTGCTCGACTCCGCGGAGCTGTCGGTCCACAACGCGGTCGACCGGATGCGCCTCATCGCGGCGTCGATGCTCGAGGACGCCCTGACCGCGCTTGCAGAGAACGATGCCGACCTCGCGCGGGACGTGATTCACCGGGACGACGACGTGGACCGACTCTACATGGTGGTCTCGCGCATCTTCCGCTCGACGCTCCGCAGCCCACAGGCCGCGGTCGAACTCGGGCTCCCCCGAGAGACCTGTTTTGACTATCACTCTAGCGCCCGCCAGCTCGAGCGCATCGCGGACCACGCGACCAAGATCGCACACCTCTCGCTCGAACTCGAGAGCGCACCCCCGGATGAGGTCGTCGAGTCGCTCCAAGAGCTGCAGGTCGCGGCCGCGGAGGTCATCGAGGACGCGACGGCCGCGCTGATCGCCGACGACGCCGACGAGGCGACCCGGCTGGCCAACGGCGCCCGCAAGCGCGTGCGAGAACTGGACAGTAACGCCCGGCGTATTGATGAACTGCTTCGGGAACTCGATCCCGCGCGGGCGCAGATGCTCGGCCTCATCGTCGACTCGCTCTCGCGGGCGGCCGACTACGGAGGCAACATCGCCGAAACGGCGCTCCAGAAGGCGGCGCCGACGCCGTAG
- a CDS encoding hypothetical protein (KEGG: nmg:Nmag_1467 hypothetical protein) has translation MAYQTTIGWSLLTSGIVSIILWLIPGDSVWWGAGLLVLGLVMLYIRRDDVQEAFSALS, from the coding sequence ATGGCATATCAGACCACTATCGGCTGGTCGCTCCTGACGTCGGGCATCGTCAGTATCATTCTCTGGCTGATCCCCGGTGACTCGGTCTGGTGGGGAGCCGGTCTACTCGTCCTCGGACTCGTCATGCTCTACATCCGCCGTGACGATGTCCAGGAGGCTTTCTCCGCACTGAGCTGA
- a CDS encoding 30S ribosomal protein S8e (TIGRFAM: Ribosomal protein S8e~HAMAP: 30S ribosomal protein S8e~KEGG: hbo:Hbor_08040 SSU ribosomal protein s8e~PFAM: Ribosomal protein S8e) yields MQDQGRSRRKRTGGRRVRLHKKKRHQLGNEPTETTVGEPRFRVVDARGNQRKFRALSTNVAQVADGDETVAAEIEDVSENPANVNYVRRNIITKGAVIETSAGTARVTSRPGQTGQVSAVAIDE; encoded by the coding sequence ATGCAGGACCAGGGACGCTCCCGACGCAAGCGGACCGGCGGTCGCCGCGTCCGACTCCACAAGAAGAAGCGCCACCAGCTCGGCAACGAGCCGACCGAAACCACCGTGGGTGAGCCGCGATTCCGCGTCGTCGACGCCCGCGGGAACCAGCGGAAGTTCCGCGCGCTTTCGACGAACGTCGCACAGGTCGCCGACGGCGACGAGACCGTCGCGGCCGAAATCGAGGACGTGAGCGAGAACCCCGCGAACGTCAACTACGTCCGCCGAAACATCATCACGAAGGGCGCGGTCATCGAGACCAGCGCGGGCACGGCCCGCGTCACCTCCCGACCCGGCCAGACCGGCCAGGTCAGCGCGGTCGCCATCGACGAGTAA
- a CDS encoding Protein of unknown function DUF2240 (PFAM: Protein of unknown function DUF2240~KEGG: hvo:HVO_2372 hypothetical protein), which produces MSLEATVAVPFRQEGRDQLGDGEFVVALSLDRDWFSPDQAKRVVDVALGRGLLAREEGKLVAQFDPEEITIPEEFVPDADVLREQSAFEQVLEKLTTAGVEKQEAVAGINVLQRELGLTIEAAAVVYARRRDVDVGEAAVAAREKLLEER; this is translated from the coding sequence ATGAGTTTGGAGGCCACCGTCGCCGTCCCGTTCCGCCAAGAGGGCCGCGATCAGCTCGGCGACGGCGAGTTCGTCGTCGCGCTCTCACTCGACCGGGACTGGTTCTCCCCCGACCAAGCCAAGCGCGTCGTCGACGTGGCGCTGGGTCGGGGGCTGCTCGCCCGCGAGGAGGGGAAGCTGGTCGCACAGTTCGACCCCGAAGAAATCACCATCCCTGAAGAGTTCGTCCCCGACGCTGACGTGCTCCGGGAACAGAGCGCCTTCGAGCAGGTCCTCGAGAAGCTGACCACCGCGGGCGTGGAGAAACAGGAGGCCGTCGCCGGCATCAACGTGCTCCAGCGTGAACTCGGCCTCACCATCGAGGCCGCCGCCGTGGTTTATGCCCGACGGCGGGACGTCGACGTTGGTGAAGCTGCCGTCGCCGCACGCGAGAAACTGCTGGAGGAGCGCTAA
- a CDS encoding hypothetical protein (KEGG: hvo:HVO_2371 hypothetical protein) encodes MAADRVRDGHRIAELLASELESGETHDALAVTDADPEVTPTPDGALAYRVLDRRSEEVIAEVFVQPDRAYVEFRVAPETAASAAEEAGLRVRPKAVQPPQTVVFVEDGAQVKWVLGAFTAVIDPAPDGG; translated from the coding sequence ATGGCTGCCGACCGAGTCCGAGACGGTCATCGGATTGCTGAGTTGCTCGCCTCGGAACTGGAGAGCGGCGAGACCCACGACGCGCTCGCTGTGACCGACGCCGACCCCGAGGTTACACCAACGCCCGACGGCGCACTCGCTTACCGCGTGCTCGACAGGCGCTCCGAGGAGGTCATCGCCGAGGTGTTCGTCCAGCCCGACCGGGCCTACGTGGAGTTTCGGGTCGCCCCCGAGACCGCCGCGAGCGCCGCCGAGGAGGCTGGGCTGCGCGTTCGTCCGAAAGCCGTCCAGCCGCCCCAAACCGTCGTCTTCGTCGAGGACGGCGCGCAGGTGAAATGGGTGCTCGGAGCCTTCACAGCGGTCATCGACCCCGCGCCCGACGGAGGGTAA
- a CDS encoding MscS Mechanosensitive ion channel (PFAM: Mechanosensitive ion channel MscS~KEGG: hvo:HVO_2685 small conductance mechanosensitive ion channel (MscS) family transporter), which translates to MNEPSAASSLLPLQSLGSILDSVVDLFNQLAPQWGNSPAWSVLVLLAFAAIGYGVSRYAVRLLGRPIARRFRRQSVAQTALRVVRLSITLFFVLIGSGLVGLELGNIVLSVTVFSAVAGIVLAPLVGSIINGLFLLADEPYEIGDMVELDDGTRGFVDDITIRYTKIFTLDNTFLVMPNDVIRDKRVINLSAEDQRARLSLQVLVTYESNVAAARSLIEEAAAGTEGVIRGGPDIRIGSARYPSSPTCYIDEFGDNGVLLTLRYWVERPYKILTARSGVQTNIWDRLEERDVAVEMAYPHQHLVFDDTSGEAKVAVREGDDEPAEPVESAALSGDGSKGKDEESDEA; encoded by the coding sequence GTGAACGAACCGAGCGCCGCAAGCAGCCTCCTGCCGCTCCAGAGTCTCGGCAGCATTCTCGACTCGGTTGTCGACCTGTTCAACCAGCTGGCCCCCCAGTGGGGGAACTCGCCGGCCTGGAGCGTCCTCGTGCTGCTCGCGTTCGCGGCTATCGGCTACGGTGTCTCCAGGTACGCCGTGCGGCTGCTCGGCCGGCCAATCGCTCGCCGCTTCCGCCGTCAGAGCGTCGCCCAGACTGCCCTCCGGGTGGTCCGGCTCTCCATCACGCTGTTTTTCGTCCTCATCGGTTCCGGCCTGGTCGGCCTCGAACTGGGCAACATCGTTCTCTCGGTGACGGTGTTCTCCGCCGTCGCGGGTATCGTGCTCGCGCCGCTGGTGGGTTCGATCATCAACGGGCTGTTCCTGCTCGCCGACGAGCCCTACGAGATCGGGGATATGGTCGAACTCGACGACGGCACCCGCGGCTTCGTCGACGATATCACCATCCGGTACACCAAGATATTCACGCTTGACAACACGTTTTTGGTGATGCCCAACGATGTGATCCGGGACAAGCGGGTCATCAATCTCTCCGCGGAGGACCAGCGCGCGCGACTCTCACTCCAGGTGCTCGTGACCTACGAAAGCAACGTTGCCGCCGCCCGGTCGCTCATCGAGGAGGCCGCCGCGGGGACGGAAGGGGTCATCCGCGGCGGCCCCGACATCCGCATCGGCTCGGCACGATACCCCTCGAGCCCTACCTGCTACATCGATGAGTTCGGCGACAACGGGGTGTTGCTGACGCTTCGCTACTGGGTCGAGCGCCCCTACAAGATATTGACCGCGCGCTCGGGAGTCCAGACAAACATCTGGGACCGGCTCGAGGAGCGCGACGTGGCCGTGGAGATGGCCTACCCGCACCAGCATCTGGTGTTCGACGATACCAGTGGCGAGGCGAAGGTGGCCGTCCGCGAAGGCGACGACGAGCCAGCCGAGCCCGTCGAATCCGCTGCCCTGAGCGGCGACGGGTCGAAAGGGAAGGACGAGGAGTCTGACGAGGCCTAG
- a CDS encoding Ferrochelatase (PFAM: Ferrochelatase~TIGRFAM: Ferrochelatase~HAMAP: Ferrochelatase~KEGG: htu:Htur_4342 ferrochelatase), with amino-acid sequence MTTGIAVLNFGEPGAADRETVVDYLERIFLANMDIEGETTEEAARERARSLAERRAPGLMEEYEEIDGSPLNAHAERQADLLEQELKDRGYDVETFLGFQFMEPFISDAAGAAKDAGVDHLVGLPVYPLCGPSTTVQSLEKLAAAVEELAWDVEYDELTGYHTHSAYARLRADNIRRTLDRAGLELDEDTRLIFSAHGTPTYYLDEGSRYVQYVEEYCDMVAGMLGNPDYELGYQNHANRDVEWTQPDVEDVVETIDADRIVVDPSSFMHEQSETLSELDVELREEAEERGIEFTRVPVPYDDERFIGLLSDMIEPFVAGFDPDLYGLQQCTCRPEPNTMCLNSRRNE; translated from the coding sequence ATGACCACGGGTATCGCGGTACTGAACTTCGGAGAGCCGGGCGCGGCTGACCGGGAGACCGTCGTCGACTATCTCGAACGCATCTTCCTCGCCAACATGGATATCGAGGGCGAGACCACTGAGGAAGCGGCCCGCGAGCGCGCCCGCTCGCTGGCCGAACGCCGTGCCCCCGGCCTGATGGAGGAGTACGAGGAGATCGACGGCTCCCCGCTCAACGCCCACGCCGAGCGCCAAGCCGACCTCCTCGAACAGGAACTCAAGGACCGCGGCTACGACGTCGAGACGTTCCTCGGCTTCCAGTTCATGGAGCCGTTCATCAGCGACGCCGCCGGGGCCGCGAAAGACGCCGGCGTCGACCACCTCGTCGGCCTGCCTGTGTACCCGCTCTGTGGCCCCTCCACCACGGTGCAGTCCCTTGAGAAGCTCGCGGCCGCCGTCGAGGAGCTCGCGTGGGATGTGGAGTACGACGAACTCACGGGCTATCACACCCACTCCGCCTACGCCCGACTGCGCGCCGACAACATCCGGCGGACCCTCGACCGTGCGGGGCTCGAACTCGACGAGGATACGCGCCTAATCTTCTCGGCCCACGGCACCCCCACCTACTACCTCGACGAAGGGAGCCGCTACGTCCAGTACGTCGAGGAGTACTGCGACATGGTCGCCGGGATGCTCGGCAACCCCGACTACGAACTGGGCTACCAGAACCACGCCAACCGCGACGTGGAGTGGACCCAGCCCGACGTTGAGGACGTCGTCGAGACCATCGACGCCGACCGAATCGTCGTCGACCCGAGCAGCTTCATGCACGAACAGAGCGAGACGCTCTCGGAACTCGACGTGGAGCTTCGCGAAGAGGCCGAGGAGCGCGGCATCGAGTTCACGCGCGTCCCCGTCCCCTACGACGACGAGCGGTTCATCGGCCTGCTCTCTGACATGATTGAGCCGTTCGTCGCCGGCTTCGACCCGGACCTCTACGGCCTTCAGCAGTGTACGTGCCGGCCGGAGCCGAACACGATGTGTCTGAACTCTCGCAGGAACGAATGA
- a CDS encoding protoporphyrinogen oxidase (TIGRFAM: Protoporphyrinogen oxidase~KEGG: htu:Htur_4343 protoporphyrinogen oxidase~PFAM: Amine oxidase; FAD dependent oxidoreductase) codes for MSPTPPETENPAADFEAAGTPRVAVIGAGITGLSLTHALAERGVESVSYEATGKVGGVVQSEKIDGHVLEIGPQRLRLTDAIRAMVTDLDIADELVTAADDLPLLVYADGKLREVPRSPKAFLRTDLLSWQAKLRLLAEPLTSDIDPEEPAERAFVRKFGTETYTNLISPIFGGTYGSDPAQMPAKYALKPIMGLEKRDGNLLRPALSRIFFDDGETPPPATFESGLQRLPEALAERYEDRVRMETPVTEIERSGDTDGGATEWLIHTANGTEQFDRVVVTTPAGVTADLVEGVDEASAAALRELNYNPLVLVHLHSKAVADGFGYQVRRTEPLKTLGVTWNASLFGRDGLYTVFMGGMHDPGAIDRDPEELGETAAAEFEQVMGVEAAVLNVARIPKAFPAWDRSWAASERVDLPDGITLATNYTGRMGLPARVREARKLAGELSQ; via the coding sequence ATGAGCCCCACCCCTCCCGAAACCGAGAATCCGGCGGCCGATTTCGAAGCCGCAGGGACGCCTCGCGTCGCCGTCATCGGCGCCGGTATCACGGGGCTCTCGCTCACCCACGCACTCGCAGAGCGCGGCGTCGAATCGGTTAGCTACGAAGCCACCGGCAAGGTGGGCGGGGTCGTCCAGAGTGAGAAAATCGACGGTCACGTGCTCGAAATCGGCCCACAACGATTGCGCCTGACCGATGCCATCCGGGCGATGGTGACCGACCTCGACATCGCCGACGAGCTGGTGACCGCCGCCGACGACCTGCCGCTATTGGTCTACGCCGACGGCAAACTCAGAGAGGTGCCCCGTTCTCCGAAGGCGTTCCTCCGGACGGACCTGCTCTCCTGGCAGGCCAAACTCCGGCTGCTCGCCGAGCCACTGACGAGCGACATCGACCCGGAGGAGCCCGCCGAGCGCGCGTTCGTCCGGAAGTTCGGGACCGAGACCTACACCAACCTCATCTCGCCCATCTTCGGCGGCACCTACGGCTCGGACCCCGCCCAGATGCCCGCGAAGTACGCACTCAAACCCATCATGGGGCTGGAGAAACGCGACGGGAACCTACTCCGTCCGGCGCTCTCGCGAATCTTCTTCGACGACGGCGAGACGCCACCTCCAGCGACGTTCGAGTCGGGGCTCCAGCGGCTCCCGGAAGCGCTTGCCGAGCGGTACGAGGACCGCGTCCGGATGGAGACGCCAGTCACGGAGATCGAGCGGTCGGGCGACACCGATGGGGGAGCCACGGAGTGGCTAATCCATACCGCCAACGGCACCGAACAGTTCGACCGAGTCGTCGTGACGACGCCAGCGGGCGTGACCGCTGACCTCGTGGAGGGCGTCGACGAGGCGTCCGCCGCGGCGCTCCGGGAACTCAACTACAACCCACTGGTGCTGGTCCACCTCCACAGCAAGGCCGTCGCCGATGGCTTCGGCTATCAGGTGCGCCGGACGGAGCCGCTCAAAACACTTGGCGTGACGTGGAACGCCAGCCTGTTCGGTCGTGACGGGCTCTACACCGTCTTCATGGGCGGGATGCACGACCCCGGGGCCATCGACCGCGACCCCGAAGAACTGGGCGAGACCGCGGCCGCGGAGTTCGAGCAGGTGATGGGTGTCGAGGCGGCGGTGCTCAACGTCGCGCGGATACCGAAGGCGTTCCCGGCCTGGGACCGGTCGTGGGCGGCCAGCGAACGGGTCGACTTGCCAGACGGCATCACGCTGGCGACGAACTACACGGGGAGAATGGGGCTCCCCGCTCGCGTCAGGGAAGCCCGAAAGCTCGCGGGCGAACTCTCCCAGTAG
- a CDS encoding Uroporphyrinogen decarboxylase (PFAM: Uroporphyrinogen decarboxylase (URO-D)~TIGRFAM: Uroporphyrinogen decarboxylase HemE~HAMAP: Uroporphyrinogen decarboxylase HemE~KEGG: htu:Htur_4344 uroporphyrinogen decarboxylase) encodes MTDPLLVRAARGERTERPPVWLMRQAGRHLPEYRELRERYSFREAIETPDIAEEITLQPYHRYDVDGVVMFSDILTCLEPLGFDYHIESGVGPVIENPVEGPDDVARRRGDVRAELGFVADLLDRLDDSVADEDAVLGFAGGPFTLASYVVAGGPDRGRKEVRKFRARHPKAFLELMERFTDVVTEYLQMQADHGADAIQLFDTYAGVLPPADYEEYVLPLHTEIIDSVDLPTVEFVRNMGGRLESLQATGADIVGLDWTVDMAEARAQLGETPVQGNLDPTLLYADPETVEERTSRIIRDAGPEGHILNLGHGVNRDTPIEGVEAFVETAKNWSWE; translated from the coding sequence ATGACCGACCCGCTGCTCGTCCGTGCCGCCCGCGGCGAGCGCACCGAGCGCCCGCCGGTCTGGCTGATGCGTCAAGCCGGCCGCCACCTGCCGGAGTACCGCGAACTTCGGGAGCGGTACAGCTTCCGCGAAGCCATCGAGACGCCCGACATCGCCGAGGAGATTACGCTCCAGCCGTACCACCGCTACGACGTCGACGGCGTGGTGATGTTCTCGGATATCCTCACCTGCCTCGAACCGCTGGGCTTTGACTACCATATCGAATCGGGCGTCGGCCCGGTTATCGAGAACCCCGTCGAGGGCCCCGACGACGTCGCGCGCCGGCGCGGCGACGTGCGTGCGGAACTCGGCTTCGTCGCGGACCTGTTGGACCGCCTCGACGACAGCGTCGCCGACGAGGACGCCGTGCTCGGCTTCGCGGGCGGGCCGTTCACCCTTGCCTCCTACGTCGTCGCCGGCGGCCCCGACCGCGGCAGGAAGGAGGTGCGAAAGTTCCGTGCTCGCCACCCGAAGGCGTTCCTGGAACTCATGGAGCGGTTCACCGACGTGGTCACAGAGTATCTCCAGATGCAGGCCGACCACGGCGCCGACGCGATTCAGCTGTTCGACACCTACGCGGGCGTCCTCCCGCCGGCGGACTACGAGGAGTACGTTCTGCCACTGCACACGGAAATCATCGACAGCGTCGACCTGCCGACGGTGGAGTTCGTCCGGAACATGGGCGGGCGGCTGGAGAGTCTGCAAGCCACCGGTGCCGACATCGTCGGGCTCGACTGGACCGTCGACATGGCCGAGGCCCGCGCACAACTGGGCGAGACGCCCGTACAGGGGAACCTCGACCCGACGCTGCTCTACGCGGACCCAGAGACTGTCGAGGAACGCACTTCGCGGATCATCCGCGACGCTGGCCCCGAGGGCCACATCCTGAACCTCGGCCACGGCGTCAACCGCGACACCCCCATCGAGGGGGTGGAGGCGTTCGTCGAGACAGCGAAAAACTGGAGCTGGGAGTAG
- a CDS encoding UspA domain-containing protein (PFAM: UspA~KEGG: hje:HacjB3_06975 UspA domain protein), producing the protein MGLYERILVPTDGSAGVERAVRHAVDLAQVHGATVHALYVVNVASHATLPMEGAFEGVTEMLLADAEDAVRMVEAVADDYDVPVETAIIEGTPSTEIVRYAEREGCDLVVMGTHGRGGIDRLLLGSVAEKVVRGSNVPVLTVRVDEKTGSAY; encoded by the coding sequence ATGGGCCTGTACGAGCGAATCCTCGTCCCCACTGACGGCTCCGCGGGCGTCGAACGCGCAGTCAGACACGCGGTCGACCTCGCCCAGGTCCACGGCGCGACAGTTCACGCCCTCTACGTCGTCAACGTCGCCAGCCACGCGACTCTCCCAATGGAGGGCGCCTTCGAAGGGGTCACGGAGATGCTCCTAGCCGACGCCGAGGACGCCGTTAGGATGGTCGAGGCGGTCGCCGACGACTACGACGTGCCCGTCGAGACCGCCATCATCGAGGGCACGCCAAGCACGGAAATCGTTCGCTACGCCGAGCGGGAGGGCTGTGACCTCGTCGTAATGGGCACCCACGGCCGCGGCGGCATCGACCGCCTGCTGCTTGGCAGCGTCGCCGAGAAGGTGGTACGTGGCTCGAACGTCCCGGTGCTGACGGTGCGCGTCGACGAGAAGACAGGCTCGGCGTACTGA
- a CDS encoding biotin/acetyl-CoA-carboxylase ligase (KEGG: hbo:Hbor_11180 BirA, biotin-(acetyl-CoA-carboxylase) ligase~TIGRFAM: Biotin--acetyl-CoA-carboxylase ligase~PFAM: Biotin/lipoate A/B protein ligase; Helix-turn-helix, type 11; Biotin protein ligase, C-terminal) has protein sequence MTDTRRALLAALAAGPVGGPELAEELGISRAAVWKQVEALREAGFGIESTDDGYRVTEVPEFGGDAVAFGLEAPFDIEFHDAIPSTNDRARELAAGEARKGDGASDVAVVTDEQTAGRGRLDRGWSGPSGGIYCSIITHPDRPVAHAPIYTLAAAVAVTRTAREAGVDASIKWPNDVLVSGSGPSVPLAAGEAGDPTNEGQSDGLSEDVRAPDQSADTERDGRKLCGILTEMEGEADRVDWLIVGIGINANVDAADLPEGATSLHTELGEPVDRRLFTQRLLETFDDLREEPEAILDAWREHALTLGQRVRVETPGGDVVGEAIDVEFPGALIVETDDGERVRVTAGDCEHLRPV, from the coding sequence ATGACTGACACGCGCCGTGCGCTCCTCGCCGCGCTCGCGGCGGGCCCCGTCGGCGGTCCCGAACTCGCTGAGGAGCTCGGCATCTCCCGGGCAGCGGTCTGGAAACAGGTCGAGGCGCTTCGCGAAGCCGGGTTCGGGATCGAGAGCACCGACGACGGCTATCGCGTCACCGAGGTCCCGGAGTTCGGCGGCGACGCCGTCGCGTTCGGCCTCGAGGCACCGTTCGATATCGAGTTCCACGACGCGATCCCCTCCACGAACGACCGGGCGCGCGAACTCGCGGCTGGCGAGGCCCGGAAGGGAGACGGCGCTTCGGACGTCGCCGTCGTCACCGACGAACAGACCGCCGGCCGCGGCCGACTGGATCGTGGCTGGTCCGGGCCATCGGGTGGCATCTACTGCTCGATCATCACCCATCCGGACCGGCCCGTCGCCCACGCCCCGATTTACACACTTGCGGCGGCCGTCGCCGTCACCCGGACGGCACGGGAAGCGGGCGTCGACGCGAGCATCAAGTGGCCCAACGACGTCCTCGTGAGCGGGTCGGGACCTTCGGTCCCGCTCGCAGCCGGCGAAGCCGGGGACCCGACAAACGAGGGCCAGTCAGACGGACTGTCTGAGGACGTGCGTGCCCCCGACCAATCCGCAGACACCGAACGCGACGGCCGCAAACTCTGTGGCATCCTGACCGAGATGGAGGGCGAGGCCGACCGGGTCGACTGGCTCATCGTCGGAATCGGCATCAACGCCAACGTCGACGCTGCGGACCTGCCCGAGGGCGCAACCTCGCTGCACACAGAGCTGGGCGAACCCGTCGATCGCCGGCTGTTCACCCAGCGGCTGCTCGAGACGTTCGACGACCTGCGAGAGGAACCCGAGGCGATTTTGGACGCCTGGCGCGAGCACGCCTTGACGCTGGGCCAGCGCGTTCGCGTCGAGACTCCCGGTGGCGACGTGGTCGGCGAAGCCATCGACGTCGAGTTCCCCGGCGCGCTCATCGTGGAAACCGACGATGGCGAACGCGTTCGGGTGACTGCGGGCGACTGCGAGCATCTGCGCCCGGTGTAA